Within the Miscanthus floridulus cultivar M001 chromosome 2, ASM1932011v1, whole genome shotgun sequence genome, the region GCGCACTGCAAAACTATTGTAGTTGAGCACATTCTCATATGGCAGAAAAATTCCATCCTACAATGTATGCCAAGAGGGCAGATAGGTTTGAGTAAGACATCACACGATGGTTCCTCTCTTGATATGCAGCACAAGGAAAATGATGGTGTATCACCTGAATTATTACAGGAATGCATCCTTGAAGCATGCTGTCTTCCATACGCCCACTCCAGCCATCCCCTGGCAGGACACCACAAAAAACAGAGCTTGCTAGTTCTTCATAATATTTCTCAGTTCGTAAATAGGTAACTGTCACATCGGCTGCATGCTGTCGTCCAAGGCTTCCCTGCTTGTTTGGTGTGGAACCAAATTCAGCTGCTAGCTTTTGTCGAATCCCCATGCTATACCTGCATTATACAATCGAAAAAGATTGACAAACAATTATGTAACACATTCACACCCACAAATACATAGATACATACGTGTCTTCTGGGCGGCCTCCTTCGTATGCTGAACCTAGATTACCGTTGAAATAAAAGAGTGTTGTACGGTTCTTCCTAGGCCTGCAAAAGTTGTGTTCCCTGGTATAAGGTTCCGAGGAACATAAATAGTTGATAGGATATATAGTTAACTTTAAGAATACCTTGCCCACAGTTTTAACCATATGGCCCCTGGGTTAGGTTCCTTCCATGCCGGAAGCACTAGATCCTTTCTTGGATCAAAACATGGATGGTTGCCTCTCTTATCCAAAGGAATATCATCCCAGTTGTCTGCCCAATAAGCAGTCGTTGAATTCTTATGTTTTGTATTAGTGTTTCCCCAGTGGACAAGCATCATGCTCTTCCAGATCTCTTTTGGGGCATAGCAGGCACCTTCATCCCATGAAAAGAACTGCCTTGATGTAAGTTGAAAGGCAATCAGTCATTGCCACTATTGAATAAGAACCAAAGAATCATTATACAACTAtaattcattcaaatatgaaaccCACCCATATATGGTCTCTTCCTGCAGTGCGATTCCAGTAAGGATACTGCTGAGCTATGTGATCATACGCCATTCTATAGTACTCAAGTGCATTGTAGCTCCTTCGGCGCAGGTCCCTCTAAAATTAAAACTCAAATTACTGGAGGAGCACATCAAGGCCATCAAAGAACACATGGATCACAATTCTTACCGGCAATAGCAGATGTGGAGCATCATCAGATCTAGTTATTAGACATGAGTCAAGCACTGGCACATAGAAATAATCAGCTTCGTCCCCATTAAGAGTGCGGTGAGGGCTAGCAAGAATGCTCTCATAGAGTGCTATCTACATAGAAAATAAAACATTGgtcagatttgcttgtccttGTAAATTAATATCACTGTGAGCATGTAGTCACGGAGCAACAAACGTTAAGCTATCTGCTAGCAGCTAAAATTAGCAAACCTGAGCACCATACAATTGCTGGGTCCATAGAGTTCTGTTCTTGTCATCATATATTCTGTTTACACACTGGAATCTGAAATGTCGTCCCtgagagagaaaaaaatattaatcTCAATGCTGCAGTAAAGCTTCATGAACACAAAAAGGAATATTTATGACACAGACTTACTTCAAGAAGATGACTGTCAAACTCAGCTGGCAAATCATATACATATATGAGTGGCCTTTTTTTCTGAACAACGGCCTTAACATCGATGGTGGTACTGTTTAAAATTTTCAGATCTGGTAAATTCACTGGTGTCTGGAGCCACGGGGGCCAATCATATGCAAGCGAATATGCTGATGGGATACTGCAATCAATCCCAAAATATCCACTGTAACACTGAAGGAGATACTCAATGAGACTACATCTTATAAAAGtggaaaaataaaaaacaatgcACCGCATTAAATTTAACcaaagtaatttcatttcattaacTAAATCGTTTTCTCTGAAACATACTTGACAGAAACCACCACGGCAATGCCCATGTCCAGAGCACTGGTTGATGCAGCTACATTCAACACGCGTCTCACAAAACTGCCCCCAGAGGCCATCATATTTGCAATCACATTCTTCTTTAAACTTCACTTTGGATGAATACGCATCCTCAGGGACCACATTACACCATCCTAACTTACTGCTGTTTGTTGTGAATATGTTTTCCAGGTCGGGTGTTTTCCAATCGGTAAGCTTTGGATCACCAGGTTTTGCAGGTAAACTAGAAAGATGGATAAGAGAAGCTTAGTAGTAATATTAAAGTAACCCAAAAACAAATTATCAGATTATCAGCGATAGTCTTACATTGTTTTAAAACCACAAGCTTCTGCCACAGGACGATCTGGGTATTTTGTTCCAGGGCCACAAAAGCACATTGCCCTTGTTTTGTCACAGTGAGCTGCACAGGTGGAAACTATCCATAGACCTACTGGCCATTCTGGGGAACTTGGGAGGTTGCATTCCAATTTCTGAACCTCCTCACATCCTTTCCCTGTATCAGTGAAGCCACAGATTAGGAATACAGCACTACAAATTTAAATGTTATTGGAATCCAGAAAAGCAACATATATCAACATTagcaagggaaaatatatatgcCACCTTTCTACAGTCCGTACACTCATGTTCTTTCATTTTTAAACGAAATTTGTTTTTTAGTAAACCCAAAACCATAGAAAGAAATATATGTCCATAAACAAGGTTATAATCACATAAGTGAACAACAACCAGTAGCTGTTTAACGCAGTAGTTCAGTTCCCATTTCGCCTAGGTTACATACTCACAGAGATCAAATCCAACAACAGCTTTGTAGTAGGAAAAAAAAGCATATGAGTCTTCAATACTTCAATTCTTAATCCATGAGTCCATATACAATAAACTGAATGGTCTATATTCTTTCAGACATACAAACTACACTTCTATGTTCTTTCAGGAATGCAAAGTGATCTAAACAGAGTACGCTACAGATGAAAGGAGATATACTGAGCGTACTCTGAGATGAAATTATACAAGATTTGTGAAGAAAAAAATGCTGTCTACATGGTTAGGGAGACATTTGTAGGTTGCATCGCTGTATCCAATATAAGAATCCACGATTAGTTCTTTGTGGTACCTAACTCTATTAAATGATATCATTACCTATTTTTTTGTTTAGCTCTAGTCTTAAGTTCTTAAAAGCCAGCCCTTCCAGATCGTAAGAACTATTGAATTATTAGTGCATAGACTCTTATTAACAGAGAATACTGAGAAGTAAGACCAACCAGAATATCCATGAAAGCATCTGCACTCTCCCAGATTATAGTTGCAAACACCATGACCACTGCAGTCTTTCTCGCAGCGCTTTGCACCTATAGCCTGTCGCAAAAGAGCAACTTCAATTAACCCCATAAAAAGCTAAGTCAAAGTGCACGAACCAGTGACTAGGGTGGGTGCAAACCTCAGTAACATCAACAGACGAAGAGTTAGCATGACACCCGGCAAGCCATCTACCAATCTCAGCCTTCCATGGCGCGCCACGAAATGCCACGGCGCCATATGAATCAGAAGGGAAGCGCCCCCTGAGACGAGAGTCCACCACCCCGACGGCCGGGAGAACATTCTTTGGGCGGCTTATACTGCTGCGAGCACCGAAATAGTCCAAGGAGGCAGGAAGGATTGGCACCATGAACACATGGAGGGCGGTGACAAGCACCACCAGGGCGCCGGCTACGCCCACAAATGCCACAGGGCATTTCGTCGAACGGATTGAGAGCATGGTCAAACTATCATCCGGGCATCAGGCAGAGACGGCCTTCCCGTGCTGCCGGCGTCGATGATGACGCCGTAGGTCCAGGGAGCCAGGCGGGGGTGGGATCAGGGCAAGCACGGCTGCGCGGACGCGGTGAGGTGCGTGAGGCCTCCGGCGAAGCGGCGGTCGGCGGGGGCTGAGCAGGATCaggcaggggcggcggcggctcACAGGCCTGACAAGGATCAACTATTCGATGGAGGCGCGAGCCGTCGGAATCGTTGGAAATGGTGTTCATTCAAGGTCAGAGTGGATCTCGGAGAAATGGTGTTGGGGTCCGACAAAGAACCCAAGAACAAGAAATAGAAGGATTCGGAGTGAGGACACCCCTCTTGTAAACGGAGAACAGTAGGATGCTCCATCATTAAATAACGGATTTTGCATTTGATCTCTTTTATAAGAGCCTGTCTTCAGTGACAGGTGGGCGCGGTCCCATCTGTCATCCAATCAATCGCTAAAATAGCAAAATGAGTTTTGAGATCTAGGAGTATGTGTATGTTTGTAACCTTATTAATAAGAGTACCTCCACCAGCACTCCAGCAGGCCTCAAATTGGGATTATATTTGAGGACCTTCTCCTTTCATGACTATTTTTTACACTTAACTCCAACAAAGGTCCTTAAACCAgggtttttatttatttttctcctccttttcacacatactccctccattccaaattatatgaTATTTTGACATTTCTAGATAAATAtatttttgctatgcacttagatatacactatttttatatatgcattccctccattttaaattataagttgttctagtttttttagatacataacttttgttatgcatctaaatatacattatgtctagatatgtagtagaaactatgtatctagaaaagccagaacaaTTTACAATTTGGATGTAGAGGGTACTAATAGtaaaaaaacaatgtatctagaaaaacaaaATGTCAGAGGGGTACTTTTTTTATTCTCTTTTATGACACTATATAAATTCAGACTAAATATTTAGTTCATACAAATGGTAAATATTGAATTCACAAATTGAAACATGACAATTGCAATTAAAATCTAAAATAAAGTGTCGTTCTCAAAACAAATACACCATGACCATTCTTTCACAAACGAAGTCCATCATATCAATGAAATACCTAAAGCTATGTTAGATGCACAACAAGATCATCTCAAAAGCCTCTTAATGTGCATGCTTGCCTTCAATTTCTTTATGTATTAAGTAACAACGACAACGCAAAGTGGATCAAAGCGTTGGTGCTTCCCCCTTAGCACCTCGCCACCATCTTGATCGTAGACGTAGCATTCAAATGTTGCAGAATTGACATAGTAATTTCTAATCAAATTCACGGTTGATGCTCAATATGCATAACCAAATTCATTTTTGACAATTCATTTAAATCTTGAGAACAAGCACTGACATGTGGACGGTATGAGCCATGCGACCTGAGAGTGTTTGCATGCAGTGCGTGAGAAGGTAGAGAAACCACCCTTTGAAAAATGCGAAAGAAATCGCATGAGGCACCCGGTGGCAAAACGACATGTCTTGTGCACTGGATGGATTGGCATATGTTTTTAAGGATGAAGGTCATGATTGATAACCTTGTAACGAAGCATTGTACATCCAAGTGTCAAGAAAGTAAGCAACATCGATCAATTAATTGCTAGCAGCTAAGGACTAAACATAGTTGGGAGTTTCGCCTACATCCGGATGTGATTCTTATCGCCATTACATACATACATAGCTAAAGCATGCATCAATTACGCTCTATGGAACATTGGAAAACTAAGGTAACGTTAGTGTTTAAGGGTAATTTGGACCTTTTCCTCCTTTTTAATAAGAACCATTCATGAGTGCCTAGAGTCGTCCGATCCTAGAAACAAGTGGCCAATTATCAATCTTATCTAGGTGATATCTCCGCGTGTTGCTGTAGAGactataaactaattttaaatgaTCTCTCTATGAAGGAAGAAGTTGTAAACGCAATCCAATTCGGGTGTTGTATGATGAATCAAGACTGATATAAATTCATGATGACAACGACTATTGCAATGCCCTAAAAATCCACGATGCATTGATTTCAACAACTTATCACATCCAACCGGAGTGCCACTCGACATTGGTCACATCCAACCGGCTTGTCAAGAGAAGTGGAGGTTTAGATGAACGTCTAGATTTAACTTGGAGCATATGATTGCATGGCTGTTAAATTGAGATGATCCGGCTCAACATGGTTGTAGCTTTATAGCAATTAAAGACTTCTCATGGTTTCAGCTTATTGAGTAGATATACAGATATAGATTTACGAACTATTGAGTAGATATACAGATATAGATTCACAGAGATCAAATCCAACAACAGCTTTGTAGTAGGAAAAAAAAGCATATGAGTCTTCAATACTTCAATTCTTAATCCATGAGTCCATATACAATAAACTGAATGGTCTATATTCTTTCAGACATACAAACTACACTTCTATGTTCTTTCAGGAATGCAAAGTGATCTAAACAGAGTACGCTACAGATGAAAGGAGATATACTGAGCGTACTCTGAGATGAAATTATACAAGATTTGTGAAGAAAAAAATGCTGTCTACATGGTTAGGGAGACATTTGTAGGTTGCATCGCTGTATCCAATATAAGAATCCACGATTAGTTCTTTGTGGTACCTAACTCTATTAAATGATATCATTACCTATTTTTTTGTTTAGCTCTAGTCTTAAGTTCTTAAAAGCCAGCCCTTCCAGATCGTAAGAACTATTGAATTATTAGTGCATAGACTCTTATTAACAGAGAATACTGAGAAGTAAGACCAACCAGAATATCCATGAAAGCATCTGCACTCTCCCAGATTATAGTTGCAAACACCATGACCACTGCAGTCTTTCTCGCAGCGCTTTGCACCTATAGCCTGTCGCAAAAGAGCAACTTCAATTAACCCCATAAAAAGCTAAGTCAAAGTGCACGAACCAGTGACTAGGGTGGGTGCAAACCTCAGTAACATCAACAGACGAAGAGTTAGCATGACACCCGGCAAGCCATCTACCAATCTCAGCCTTCCATGGCGCGCCACGAAATGCCACGGCGCCATATGAATCAGAAGGGAAGCGCCCCCTGAGACGAGAGTCCACCACCCCGACGGCCGGGAGAACATTCTTTGGGCGGCTTATACTGCTGCGAGCACCGAAATAGTCCAAGGAGGCAGGAAGGATTGGCACCATGAACACATGGAGGGCGGTGACAAGCACCACCAGGGCGCCGGCTACGCCCACAAATGCCACAGGGCATTTCGTCGAACGGATTGAGAGCATGGTCAAACTATCATCCGGGCATCAGGCAGAGACGGCCTTCCCGTGCTGCCGGCGTCGATGATGACGCCGTAGGTCCAGGGAGCCAGGCGGGGGTGGGATCAGGGCAAGCACGGCTGCGCGGACGCGGTGAGGTGCGTGAGGCCTCCGGCGAAGCGGCGGTCGGCGGGGGCTGAGCAGGATCaggcaggggcggcggcggctcACAGGCCTGACAAGGATCAACTATTCGATGGAGGCGCGAGCCGTCGGAATCGTTGGAAATGGTGTTCATTCAAGGTCAGAGTGGATCTCGGAGAAATGGTGTTGGGGTCCGACAAAGAACCCAAGAACAAGAAATAGAAGGATTCGGAGTGAGGACACCCCTCTTGTAAACGGAGAACAGTAGGATGCTCCATCATTAAATAACGGATTTTGCATTTGATCTCTTTTATAAGAGCCTGTCTTCAGTGACAGGTGGGCGCGGTCCCATCTGTCATCCAATCAATCGCTAAAATAGCAAAATGAGTTTTGAGATCTAGGAGTATGTGTATGTTTGTAACCTTATTAATAAGAGTACCTCCACCAGCACTCCAGCAGGCCTCAAATTGGGATTATATTTGAGGACCTTCTCCTTTCATGACTATTTTTTACACTTAACTCCAACAAAGGTCCTTAAACCAgggtttttatttatttttctcctccttttcacacatactccctccattccaaattatatgaTATTTTGACATTTCTAGATAAATAtatttttgctatgcacttagatatacactatttttatatatgcattccctccattttaaattataagttgttctagtttttttagatacataacttttgttatgcatctaaatatacattatgtctagatatgtagtagaaactatgtatctagaaaagccagaacaaTTTACAATTTGGATGTAGAGGGTACTAATAGtaaaaaaacaatgtatctagaaaaacaaaATGTCAGAGGGGTACTTTTTTTATTCTCTTTTATGACACTATATAAATTCAGACTAAATATTTAGTTCATACAAATGGTAAATATTGAATTCACAAATTGAAACATGACAATTGCAATTAAAATCTAAAATAAAGTGTCGTTCTCAAAACAAATACACCATGACCATTCTTTCACAAACGAAGTCCATCATATCAATGAAATACCTAAAGCTATGTTAGATGCACAACAAGATCATCTCAAAAGCCTCTTAATGTGCATGCTTGCCTTCAATTTCTTTATGTATTAAGTAACAACGACAACGCAAAGTGGATCAAAGCGTTGGTGCTTCCCCCTTAGCACCTCGCCACCATCTTGATCGTAGACGTAGCATTCAAATGTTGCAGAATTGACATAGTAATTTCTAATCAAATTCACGGTTGATGCTCAATATGCATAACCAAATTCATTTTTGACAATTCATTTAAATCTTGAGAACAAGCACTGACATGTGGACGGTATGAGCCATGCGACCTGAGAGTGTTTGCATGCAGTGCGTGAGAAGGTAGAGAAACCACCCTTTGAAAAATGCGAAAGAAATCGCATGAGGCACCCGGTGGCAAAACGACATGTCTTGTGCACTGGATGGATTGGCATATGTTTTTAAGGATGAAGGTCATGATTGATAACCTTGTAACGAAGCATTGTACATCCAAGTGTCAAGAAAGTAAGCAACATCGATCAATTAATTGCTAGCAGCTAAGGACTAAACATAGTTGGGAGTTTCGCCTACATCCGGATGTGATTCTTATCGCCATTACATACATACATAGCTAAAGCATGCATCAATTACGCTCTATGGAACATTGGAAAACTAAGGTAACGTTAGTGTTTAAGGGTAATTTGGACCTTTTCCTCCTTTTTAATAAGAACCATTCATGAGTGCCTAGAGTCGTCCGATCCTAGAAACAAGTGGCCAATTATCAATCTTATCTAGGTGATATCTCCGCGTGTTGCTGTAGAGactataaactaattttaaatgaTCTCTCTATGAAGGAAGAAGTTGTAAACGCAATCCAATTCGGGTGTTGTATGATGAATCAAGACTGATATAAATTCATGATGACAACGACTATTGCAATGCCCTAAAAATCCACGATGCATTGATTTCAACAACTTATCACATCCAACCGGAGTGCCACTCGACATTGGTCACATCCAACCGGCTTGTCAAGAGAAGTGGAGGTTTAGATGAACGTCTAGATTTAACTTGGAGCATATGATTGCATGGCTGTTAAATTGAGATGATCCGGCTCAACATGGTTGTAGCTTTATAGCAATTAAAGACTTCTCATGGTTTCAGCTTATTGAGTAGATATACAGATATAGATTTACGAACTCTTTCACCATCCTTGATGAAAAATCGAGTTCCTGGTCTTGTCGAATGACGTCACGGAGGATCAAGGAACCGCTCAATGCAACCCAGATTATGTGCTTGGGATGTGTGCCAACTCCTGGTGAGTGATCTTAAGAAAAGTAACTTAGGAATTAGGACAATAGGACTGTTAAACCTTTAAATGCAAATCAAGTCTTCtttcacaaaaaaaaatgcaAATCAAGTCTGTCACAT harbors:
- the LOC136535638 gene encoding uncharacterized protein; translation: MLSIRSTKCPVAFVGVAGALVVLVTALHVFMVPILPASLDYFGARSSISRPKNVLPAVGVVDSRLRGRFPSDSYGAVAFRGAPWKAEIGRWLAGCHANSSSVDVTEAIGAKRCEKDCSGHGVCNYNLGECRCFHGYSGKGCEEVQKLECNLPSSPEWPVGLWIVSTCAAHCDKTRAMCFCGPGTKYPDRPVAEACGFKTILPAKPGDPKLTDWKTPDLENIFTTNSSKLGWCNVVPEDAYSSKVKFKEECDCKYDGLWGQFCETRVECSCINQCSGHGHCRGGFCQCYSGYFGIDCSIPSAYSLAYDWPPWLQTPVNLPDLKILNSTTIDVKAVVQKKRPLIYVYDLPAEFDSHLLEGRHFRFQCVNRIYDDKNRTLWTQQLYGAQIALYESILASPHRTLNGDEADYFYVPVLDSCLITRSDDAPHLLLPRDLRRRSYNALEYYRMAYDHIAQQYPYWNRTAGRDHIWFFSWDEGACYAPKEIWKSMMLVHWGNTNTKHKNSTTAYWADNWDDIPLDKRGNHPCFDPRKDLVLPAWKEPNPGAIWLKLWARPRKNRTTLFYFNGNLGSAYEGGRPEDTYSMGIRQKLAAEFGSTPNKQGSLGRQHAADVTVTYLRTEKYYEELASSVFCGVLPGDGWSGRMEDSMLQGCIPVIIQDGIFLPYENVLNYNSFAVRIQEDDIPGLISTLRGINDTQVEFMLGNVRQMWQRFFYRDSILLEAQRQKRLFSEEAPWSVEVSKLPDDGDAFATFIQVLHYKLYNDPWRQGLLQTKETRLPNICSRTS